The following nucleotide sequence is from Desertibacillus haloalkaliphilus.
GGCTTCACTCGCTTTTTCACGCCAACGTTTATCCGCCAATGCCATAACAATCGCATTGGCAAGGGCGTTCACATCCCCATCCGCGACCAACTTACCGGCCTTGCCGATAATTGCACGCGGACCATAATCAATGTCATACGAAATCACCGGCGTACCAGCTGCCTCAGCTTCCAAAATCGTACGCCCAAAGCCTTCCGTTCGTGATGTGAAAATCGTGACCTGCCCCGTTTGAAATGTGTCAATCGCATCGGTCGTAGCGCCATTAAACGTAATATAGCCTGTCGCATGGG
It contains:
- a CDS encoding glycosyltransferase — protein: HATGYITFNGATTDAIDTFQTGQVTIFTSRTEGFGRTILEAEAAGTPVISYDIDYGPRAIIGKAGKLVADGDVNALANAIVMALADKRWREKASEAGCEQARDYDAEHVQAKWLDLITKLEATHENHVD